A region of Thermovibrio ammonificans HB-1 DNA encodes the following proteins:
- the folK gene encoding 2-amino-4-hydroxy-6-hydroxymethyldihydropteridine diphosphokinase: MALALLVMGSNLGNRKENLKRGKLLVERFAGPILRETPPVETAPFGVTKQPPFLNCGLLIETDHPPLELLRLLKWIEKRAGRYPTYRWGPRVLDVDIALYEGVKRETEELKLPHPGLKERPFFREIARELLGGTHLLFNRL, from the coding sequence ATGGCGCTTGCCCTACTTGTAATGGGGAGCAACTTGGGAAACCGAAAGGAGAACTTAAAGCGGGGGAAGCTCCTTGTGGAGCGGTTCGCAGGCCCGATTCTAAGGGAAACGCCCCCGGTTGAGACCGCACCTTTCGGCGTTACCAAACAGCCTCCCTTCTTGAACTGCGGCCTCTTGATTGAGACCGACCACCCGCCCTTAGAGCTCCTCAGGCTCCTGAAGTGGATAGAGAAAAGGGCCGGAAGGTATCCCACCTACAGGTGGGGGCCGAGGGTTCTCGACGTGGATATAGCCCTTTACGAGGGAGTGAAGAGGGAGACGGAGGAGCTGAAGCTCCCCCACCCAGGACTGAAAGAGAGGCCGTTTTTCAGGGAGATAGCAAGAGAGCTCTTAGGTGGCACACACCTCCTCTTCAACCGGCTCTAA